One segment of Pseudomonas sp. FP2196 DNA contains the following:
- the wrbA gene encoding NAD(P)H:quinone oxidoreductase, producing MSAPYILVLYYSRNGSTNEMARQIARGVEQAGLEARLRTVPAISTECEAVAPDIPNEGALYATLDDLKNCAGLALGSPTRFGNMAAPLKYFLDGTSNLWLTGALVGKPAGVFTSTASLHGGQETTLLSMMLPLLHHGMLITGLPYSESALLETQGGGTPYGASHHAGADGKSGLDQHEVALCRALGLRLAKTAQKLEG from the coding sequence GTGAGCGCGCCGTACATTCTGGTGCTGTATTACAGCCGCAACGGCTCGACCAACGAGATGGCGCGGCAGATCGCTCGTGGCGTCGAGCAGGCCGGGCTCGAAGCGCGCCTGCGCACTGTGCCGGCAATCTCCACCGAGTGCGAAGCGGTGGCCCCGGACATCCCCAACGAAGGCGCGCTCTACGCCACCCTCGATGATCTGAAGAACTGCGCCGGTCTGGCACTGGGCAGTCCGACTCGCTTCGGTAACATGGCCGCGCCACTCAAGTACTTCCTCGACGGCACCAGCAACCTGTGGCTGACCGGTGCGCTGGTCGGCAAACCGGCCGGCGTGTTCACCTCCACCGCCAGCCTGCATGGCGGCCAGGAAACCACCCTGCTGTCGATGATGCTGCCGCTGCTGCACCACGGCATGCTGATCACCGGCCTGCCTTACAGCGAGTCGGCGCTGCTGGAAACCCAGGGCGGCGGTACGCCTTACGGTGCCAGCCATCACGCCGGGGCGGATGGCAAAAGCGGTCTCGATCAGCACGAAGTGGCGCTGTGCCGAGCGCTTGGCCTGCGTCTGGCCAAGACTGCACAGAAACTGGAGGGCTGA
- a CDS encoding DNA-3-methyladenine glycosylase I has protein sequence MRDYKWLHEYCLNRFGSAAELEAHLPVPKTAAQLRKISDDRYLSTMALRVFRAGLKHSLVDAKWPAFEEVFFKFDPEKVVLMSAEHLERLMQDARIIRHLGKLKSVPRNAQFILDVEKEKGSFGALIADWPVTDIVGLWTYLKKHGHQLGGLSAPRFLRMVGKDTFVPSYDVVAALNAQKIVDKAPTSLRDLAIVQNVFNQWHEESGGRPMSQISMMLAYTVNH, from the coding sequence ATGCGCGATTACAAGTGGCTGCACGAATACTGTCTGAACCGCTTTGGTTCAGCGGCTGAACTGGAAGCCCATCTGCCCGTACCCAAGACTGCGGCACAACTGCGCAAGATCAGCGACGACCGTTACCTCTCGACCATGGCCCTGCGCGTGTTTCGCGCCGGTCTCAAGCACAGTCTGGTGGACGCCAAGTGGCCGGCCTTCGAAGAAGTGTTCTTCAAGTTCGACCCGGAAAAAGTTGTACTGATGAGTGCCGAACATCTTGAGCGGCTGATGCAGGATGCGCGGATCATCCGCCACCTGGGTAAGCTCAAGAGCGTGCCGCGCAATGCGCAGTTCATTCTGGATGTGGAGAAAGAGAAGGGCAGTTTCGGCGCGTTGATCGCCGACTGGCCGGTGACCGATATCGTCGGTCTTTGGACGTACCTGAAAAAGCACGGCCATCAATTGGGCGGGCTGTCGGCGCCACGGTTTTTGCGCATGGTCGGCAAGGATACGTTTGTGCCGAGCTACGACGTGGTCGCGGCGCTGAATGCACAGAAGATCGTCGACAAGGCGCCGACCAGCCTGCGCGATCTGGCGATTGTGCAGAACGTGTTCAACCAGTGGCATGAAGAAAGTGGCGGGCGGCCGATGAGCCAGATTTCGATGATGCTGGCTTACACCGTCAATCATTAA
- a CDS encoding Yip1 family protein — protein sequence MIHHVVGLFTHPDQEWKEIRGDQEESISHMYLTHTLILAAIPAVSAFIGTTQVGWVIGNRAPVMLTVESAIWMTVMSYLAMLGGVAVMGAFVHWMARTYDANPSLARCVAFATYTATPLFVGGLAALYPHMWLGMIVGTAAICYTVYLLYVGLPTFMNIPSDEGFLFSSSVLAVGLVVLVAIMAFTVIVWGLGVGPVYTN from the coding sequence ATGATCCATCACGTAGTGGGACTTTTTACCCACCCCGATCAGGAATGGAAGGAAATCCGTGGCGACCAAGAGGAAAGCATCAGCCACATGTACCTGACGCACACGCTGATTCTGGCGGCGATCCCCGCTGTATCAGCATTCATCGGCACCACGCAGGTCGGCTGGGTGATCGGCAATCGCGCGCCGGTCATGCTCACCGTTGAAAGCGCGATCTGGATGACGGTCATGTCGTACCTGGCAATGCTCGGCGGTGTCGCGGTCATGGGCGCCTTTGTGCACTGGATGGCCCGCACTTATGACGCCAACCCGAGCCTGGCCCGTTGCGTCGCGTTTGCCACCTACACCGCGACACCGTTGTTTGTCGGCGGGCTGGCAGCGCTATATCCACACATGTGGCTGGGGATGATCGTCGGCACGGCAGCCATCTGCTACACGGTGTATCTGCTGTACGTCGGGCTGCCGACCTTCATGAATATCCCGTCGGACGAAGGCTTTCTGTTTTCCAGCTCAGTGCTGGCGGTGGGTCTGGTGGTGCTGGTGGCCATCATGGCGTTCACCGTGATCGTCTGGGGCCTGGGCGTGGGGCCCGTCTATACCAACTAG
- a CDS encoding TlpA disulfide reductase family protein: MTRRLAAALTIIGALMLGGCGNDYGIDQNGQKVASERLDKQWVVLNYWAEWCGPCRTEIPELNHLADELKSKNVGVFGVNFDNVQGEELKSASEKLGIKFTVLAQDPAELFDLPRSEALPVTYIIDNKGKVREQLLGEQTAAGVMAKLEALQATE; encoded by the coding sequence ATGACACGGCGATTGGCAGCGGCATTGACGATAATCGGGGCGTTGATGCTGGGGGGCTGCGGCAACGACTATGGCATTGACCAGAACGGTCAGAAAGTTGCGTCCGAGCGCCTCGACAAACAATGGGTGGTGCTCAATTACTGGGCCGAATGGTGCGGACCGTGCCGGACCGAGATCCCGGAACTCAATCATCTGGCCGATGAGCTCAAGAGCAAGAACGTCGGTGTGTTCGGGGTGAATTTCGACAACGTGCAGGGTGAAGAGCTGAAGAGCGCCAGCGAGAAACTGGGCATCAAATTCACCGTGCTGGCGCAGGATCCGGCGGAGCTGTTCGACTTGCCGCGCAGTGAGGCTTTGCCGGTGACTTACATCATCGACAACAAGGGCAAGGTTCGGGAACAGTTGCTGGGTGAGCAGACGGCGGCGGGGGTGATGGCCAAGCTGGAGGCGTTGCAGGCGACTGAATAG
- a CDS encoding DUF2069 domain-containing protein, producing the protein MAKKPKVLPSVEWLEPRVKATRVISLLSFFALAGLLAAYYLLFADLHGARPWVILLVELIPWLVLAPAMIMGSARGHSWMCFVVNLYFIKGALAAYDPNRHWFGVLEMLASLAVFCSALLYVRWRYQLNRKLAGEGEISVA; encoded by the coding sequence GTGGCGAAGAAGCCGAAAGTCCTGCCCTCCGTCGAATGGCTTGAGCCCCGCGTGAAAGCGACGCGGGTAATCAGCCTGCTGAGCTTTTTCGCTCTCGCCGGGCTGCTCGCCGCCTATTACCTGCTATTCGCCGACCTGCATGGCGCGCGGCCTTGGGTGATTCTGCTGGTCGAACTGATCCCGTGGCTCGTCCTCGCCCCGGCAATGATCATGGGCAGCGCACGCGGGCATTCGTGGATGTGTTTTGTGGTGAATCTGTATTTCATCAAAGGCGCACTGGCGGCGTATGACCCGAACCGACACTGGTTTGGTGTGCTGGAGATGCTCGCGAGTTTGGCGGTGTTCTGCTCGGCGCTGTTGTATGTGCGGTGGCGGTATCAGTTGAATCGCAAACTGGCTGGAGAGGGCGAGATCAGCGTCGCCTGA
- a CDS encoding CaiB/BaiF CoA-transferase family protein, whose amino-acid sequence MSAPLTSLKILDFSTLLPGPFASLLLADMGAEVLRIESPTRLDLLRVLPPHDQGMSASHAYLNRNKRSLALDLKQPEALEVVKQLLADYDIVLEQFRPGVMERLGLGYEALKAINPKLIYVSVTGYGQTGPYKDRAGHDINYLALAGLASYTGRADSGPLPLGMQVADVAGGSLHGVIGLLAAVIARQQTGQGTHLDVSMTDCAFSLNAMAGAGYLACGEEPGWEDQMLNGGSFYDYYRSRDGRWMSVGSLEPGFMQQLCAALGRPELAVQGLSPRPEQQQALKEALKVEFEKHDFAELCALFAGIDACVEPVLSLSEAVKHPQLQARELVTQVPRGDGTTQAQMACPLKFSEELPAPRHVGAGLGQHTDQVLAELGLSPAKIEELRRAKVIL is encoded by the coding sequence ATGTCCGCACCGCTGACCTCACTGAAAATTCTGGATTTCTCGACCCTGTTGCCGGGGCCGTTCGCCTCGCTGCTGTTGGCGGACATGGGCGCCGAGGTGCTGCGCATCGAATCGCCGACGCGCCTGGATCTGCTGCGGGTGTTGCCGCCACATGATCAGGGAATGTCGGCCAGTCACGCGTATCTCAACCGCAACAAGCGCAGTCTGGCGCTGGATCTGAAACAACCCGAAGCACTTGAAGTGGTCAAGCAACTGCTCGCCGATTACGACATCGTCCTGGAGCAGTTTCGCCCCGGCGTGATGGAGCGCCTGGGCCTGGGTTATGAGGCTCTGAAAGCAATCAACCCGAAGCTGATTTACGTGTCTGTCACCGGTTACGGCCAGACCGGGCCGTACAAGGATCGCGCCGGTCATGACATCAATTATCTGGCGCTGGCCGGGCTCGCCAGCTACACCGGCCGGGCTGACAGCGGGCCGTTGCCGCTGGGCATGCAGGTGGCGGATGTCGCTGGCGGTTCGCTGCACGGGGTGATCGGTTTGCTGGCGGCGGTAATTGCCCGTCAACAGACCGGGCAGGGTACGCATCTGGACGTGAGCATGACCGACTGCGCGTTCAGCCTGAACGCCATGGCCGGCGCCGGGTATCTGGCTTGCGGCGAGGAACCGGGCTGGGAAGATCAGATGCTCAATGGCGGCAGCTTTTATGACTACTACCGATCTCGCGATGGGCGCTGGATGTCGGTGGGCAGTCTTGAGCCGGGATTCATGCAGCAATTGTGTGCCGCGCTTGGCCGGCCTGAGTTGGCGGTGCAGGGTTTGTCACCCAGACCGGAGCAACAGCAGGCGCTGAAAGAGGCGTTGAAGGTCGAGTTCGAGAAGCATGACTTTGCAGAGCTGTGTGCGTTGTTTGCCGGGATTGATGCGTGTGTCGAGCCGGTGTTGAGTCTGAGCGAGGCAGTGAAACATCCGCAATTGCAGGCGCGGGAACTGGTGACGCAGGTGCCGCGGGGCGATGGCACGACGCAGGCGCAGATGGCTTGTCCGTTGAAGTTTTCCGAAGAATTACCGGCGCCACGGCATGTCGGGGCGGGGTTGGGGCAGCATACGGATCAGGTGTTGGCGGAGTTGGGGTTGAGTCCTGCGAAAATTGAAGAGCTGCGCCGGGCCAAAGTTATTCTTTAG
- the arsC gene encoding arsenate reductase (glutaredoxin) (This arsenate reductase requires both glutathione and glutaredoxin to convert arsenate to arsenite, after which the efflux transporter formed by ArsA and ArsB can extrude the arsenite from the cell, providing resistance.): protein MTDLTLYHNPRCSKSRGALELLEARGLTPNVVRYLETPLDAARIKALLGKLGITARQLLRNGEDEYKTLNLADASLTEKQLIDAIAAHPKLMERPILEVGDKAVIGRPPEQILELLP, encoded by the coding sequence ATGACCGATCTGACGCTTTATCACAATCCGCGCTGCTCGAAATCCCGCGGCGCACTGGAACTGCTTGAAGCCCGCGGCCTGACTCCGAACGTCGTGCGCTACCTTGAAACCCCGCTGGATGCCGCGCGAATCAAGGCCCTGCTTGGCAAACTCGGGATCACTGCGCGACAACTGCTGCGCAACGGGGAAGATGAATACAAAACCCTCAACCTGGCCGACGCCAGTCTCACCGAGAAACAATTGATCGACGCGATCGCGGCCCATCCCAAGCTGATGGAGCGACCGATTCTTGAGGTCGGCGACAAAGCCGTCATCGGCCGGCCACCGGAGCAGATCCTGGAGTTGCTGCCGTGA
- a CDS encoding SprT family zinc-dependent metalloprotease: MPEQLNTRVEDCYQLAESFFKRHFQRPVVSLKLRGQKAGVAHLHENLLRFNPQLYRENTEHFLKQTVAHEVAHLIAHQLFGDRIQPHGEEWQLIMRGVYELPPDRCHTYEIKRRSVTRYIYKCPCADSDFPFSAQRHSLVRQGRRYLCRRCRNTLVFSGEMRVE; this comes from the coding sequence ATGCCCGAGCAACTCAATACCCGCGTCGAAGACTGTTACCAACTCGCTGAATCCTTTTTCAAACGTCATTTCCAACGCCCTGTGGTGAGTCTCAAGCTGCGCGGGCAAAAAGCCGGGGTCGCGCATCTGCACGAGAACCTGCTGCGCTTCAATCCGCAGTTGTACCGGGAAAACACCGAACACTTCCTCAAGCAGACCGTGGCCCACGAAGTCGCGCACCTGATCGCCCATCAGTTGTTCGGCGACCGCATCCAGCCCCACGGCGAAGAGTGGCAACTGATCATGCGCGGGGTTTATGAACTGCCGCCGGATCGCTGCCACACCTACGAAATCAAACGTCGCAGCGTGACCCGTTACATTTACAAATGCCCGTGTGCGGACAGTGATTTTCCGTTTTCGGCGCAGCGCCATAGCCTGGTCAGGCAGGGACGGCGGTATCTGTGCCGGCGGTGCCGGAACACGTTGGTGTTCAGTGGTGAGATGCGGGTGGAATAG
- the ttcA gene encoding tRNA 2-thiocytidine(32) synthetase TtcA, which yields MGTLTVNQNKLQKRLRRLAGEAVADFNMIEDGDKVMVCLSGGKDSYTMLDVLMHLQKVAPIKFEIVAVNMDQKQPGFPEHVLPAYLKTLGIEYHIVEKDTYSVVKELIPEGKTTCSLCSRLRRGTLYTFADEIGATKMALGHHRDDIVETFFLNMFFNGTLKAMPPKLRADDGRNVVIRPLAYCNEKDIQAYSDLKEFPIIPCNLCGSQENLQRQVVKEMLQDWDRKTPGRTESIFRSLQNVVPSQLADRNLFDFTSLKIDETAASRFVNVVNL from the coding sequence ATGGGCACTCTTACGGTCAACCAGAACAAACTGCAAAAGCGCCTGCGCCGCCTGGCCGGCGAAGCGGTCGCCGACTTCAACATGATTGAAGACGGCGACAAGGTCATGGTCTGCCTGTCCGGGGGCAAGGACAGCTACACCATGCTCGACGTGCTGATGCACCTGCAGAAGGTTGCACCGATCAAGTTCGAGATCGTCGCCGTGAACATGGACCAGAAGCAGCCCGGCTTCCCCGAACACGTGCTGCCGGCCTACCTCAAAACGCTGGGCATCGAGTACCACATCGTCGAAAAAGACACCTACTCGGTGGTCAAAGAGCTGATTCCGGAGGGCAAGACCACCTGCTCGCTGTGCTCGCGCCTGCGTCGCGGCACGCTGTACACCTTTGCCGATGAAATCGGCGCGACCAAAATGGCCCTCGGTCATCATCGCGACGACATCGTCGAGACGTTCTTCCTCAACATGTTCTTCAACGGCACCCTCAAGGCGATGCCGCCGAAGCTGCGCGCCGATGACGGTCGCAACGTAGTGATCCGTCCGCTGGCGTACTGCAACGAGAAAGACATTCAGGCTTACTCGGATTTGAAGGAATTCCCGATCATCCCGTGCAACCTCTGCGGTTCGCAGGAAAACCTGCAGCGTCAGGTGGTCAAGGAAATGCTTCAGGACTGGGACCGCAAGACTCCGGGTCGCACCGAAAGCATCTTCCGCAGTCTGCAGAACGTGGTGCCGTCGCAACTGGCCGACCGCAACCTGTTCGATTTCACCAGCCTCAAGATCGACGAGACGGCGGCTTCGCGGTTCGTTAACGTCGTAAACCTCTAA